The Leptospira perdikensis genome includes the window CAAAAGGTTGTTGAGCAATTCTCCGGCATACCCAGAGTCTTTGGTTTTGATTTCTGAGAGAACTTTATCGGCAAATTCAGAAACTTTAGCTTGGGCCGAGGCTCCGTAGGAAACAACATCATTCGGATTGCTGAGTTGTATCTGCCCCGTCAGTTCTTCAACTTTTAGTAAATCTTCCTTCGTGAGTTGTAGTTCCGGGTCATTCGTTTTTAGTTCCAAAGAGTCCATAAATATCTGTCCTTTCTTGTTTCTCCCAAAGATAGAATCGTTTTTGCGATATGAATCAAGCAGAAAATGGTAAGGTGCGAAAACATGAACTAGTGAATTTATTTCTTAGAAATTTCGATCCAAAACTGAGGTTTGGTGACAATTTGATTGCATGGATTGTTATAACTGTTACATTCCTGCGAGAAAAATTTATGCTAAATAATGATTTGAATCTACCAATCCTCCTCCCACAAGTATTGACGGTTGATGTTATGACACTCGACAATCGTTTGATCGACCAAGCAGAGATTCGAACTCTATTGTTTCGGCTCCGCGCCAGAAACTATCTCCATTATTTAATCATTAAATTCTTGGTATGCACAGGCCTCTCGCTCCCGGAACTCACCCATCTCAAAATTGCGGACTTTAGTCCCGAACGCAACCTATTCAAATTAAAGAACGGCGGTCGTTTGCGTAGACGGAAAATCTTCCTCGAACCTAACTTAGCGTTGGAGTTGTATCGGTATTCATCCGAATTCCTGCCGACTGATTATTTGTTTCCCGGTCGTTATGGAAAATTACGAACAAGAACCATTCAAAAAATTCTGAAGAATGCAAGTCTTCTCATCTCCAAAGAAATCCATATTCCCTTCCTTCGTGATGTCATTGCATTGGAGCTTTTCAAAAAAGGTTTTCCTGTTTGGGAAATCCAAGAGTTTTTGGGACATAGAACCACTCGTTCCACTAAGCAAAGAATATTATTACACATTCCGGTCGAAGAACGAACAGATCCGCGACTTTTTAATCGAAACAAAAACCAGGCAGCTTAAAAATTTCTTGAACCTTTGGTGTTTTCAGAGATTCTAGTCACCAAGTAGGCTCGCTTTGGAAATAAAGACCAAAAAAATCGGAAAGCACACACTTGTTCACCTAAACGGTCGTTTGGACATTACCCATTCGGATGAAGTGGAGGCCAAATTGGCCGACGACGTGCAAAACGGCGAGGGCGATATCATCATCAACCTTGAGCTTATCTCCTACATTTCCTCTTCAGGAATTCGTATCTTTGTTGGGATGGTTCGAGAGTTAGACAAACAAGGCAGAAAATTAAAACTCTGCTGTATCACACCTCCCGTCAAAAAGGTGTTTGATGTAGTGGAACTTTTGGATCTGTTTGAAGTTTTTGAAACGGAACAAGAAGCCGTTAATTCCCTCTCTAAATAGTACCCACGTGGCGTACGCCTCGTTTTTCATTATCTCTGCACTCTTTTTTTTCCAGGTTTGGATCAACTTGGATATCTTCCCTGTCGTTTGGCCGGACGAAGTTTTATTTTTTTCCCCGGCTCTGTCTTTTTCGAATCATACCCATCTACAAACCGATGTGTTAAAAGGTCTCATCCCTGGTATGGAATCCAAAACTCTTTGGATGCCACCGGTATATTTCCTGTTTTCTGGTTTTTCCCTATCTTTATTCCCCGACACACTAACGACCGTTCGTCTTGCAAATGTAATCATCGTATATCTCACAGCTCTCGGTTTTTACATTTTATTAAAAAGGGAATCGATCACTGAATGGGGAAGTCAAATTGCATTTGCGAGTGTTTTGTGGGAACCACTTCTCTTTCGTTTTGGAACTGCTGCAAGGATGGAAGGTCTAACAGCATTTTTCTTTATCTTAAGTCTATTATTTGCAACTAACAAAGACAAATCGAAATATTGGTATGTTTTTTTATCAGGAGTGGCCCTTTCCCTTTCCTCCTTGTCACATCCCATCGGTGCTTCCTTTGGACTCGTAACCGCTTTTTTAGTTTGGAGAAACT containing:
- a CDS encoding STAS domain-containing protein, which encodes MEIKTKKIGKHTLVHLNGRLDITHSDEVEAKLADDVQNGEGDIIINLELISYISSSGIRIFVGMVRELDKQGRKLKLCCITPPVKKVFDVVELLDLFEVFETEQEAVNSLSK
- a CDS encoding site-specific integrase — protein: MNQAENGKVRKHELVNLFLRNFDPKLRFGDNLIAWIVITVTFLREKFMLNNDLNLPILLPQVLTVDVMTLDNRLIDQAEIRTLLFRLRARNYLHYLIIKFLVCTGLSLPELTHLKIADFSPERNLFKLKNGGRLRRRKIFLEPNLALELYRYSSEFLPTDYLFPGRYGKLRTRTIQKILKNASLLISKEIHIPFLRDVIALELFKKGFPVWEIQEFLGHRTTRSTKQRILLHIPVEERTDPRLFNRNKNQAA